The Flavobacterium sp. 123 genome contains a region encoding:
- a CDS encoding gliding motility-associated C-terminal domain-containing protein: protein MRKITLTFFLFLFEIGFSQSAPITFESGEPGSTWTFTTFENGGGLGYEKVANPDASGINTSATVAKFTALTTAAGAAPWAGCETKHGSDIGTFTLSTSNSTIKIMVWKSVISDVGIKFAIANGGAQPEIKVANTKINQWEELTFDFSGKIGLFETINIDQIIFFPDFQARTTENVCYFDNVTFSAKTGTSGGTTTSTSPTLPMDFESSTIAYSFVDFDGGLATKIANPHNTGINTSATVAQMVKGAGQPWAGSKIVLASPVDFTTNKLFKIKVWSPVAGKKLLLKFEGAGAAFEKESTGVTAANAWEELSFDFTGVAGVNNLNDNMVFIFDLGTVGDGSSNSTYLFDDVSQTTVSGGTGSTLTQMSLPTTFDDATVDYGLIGFGGAEASTVVVDPTLSTNKVVKVIKSATAELWAGTTVSAAAGLGFSSAIPFSATATKMNVRVWSPTAGIPVRLKVEDHNDNTHTVETEATVTTASGWQTLEFNFANQAAGTAALNLAFVYDKASIFFNFGTTGAVAGEKTYYFDDVAFGAAAPTTSTSPTLPMDFESSTIAYSFVDFDGGLATKIVNPHNTGINTSATAAQMVKGAGQPWAGSKIVLASPVDFTTNKLFKIKVWSPVAGKKLLLKFEGAGAAFEKESTGVTAANAWEELSFDFTGVAGVNNLNDNMVFIFDLGTVGDGSSNSTYLFDDVSQTTVSGGTGSTLTQMSLPTTFDDATVDYGLIGFGGAEASTVVVDPTLSTNKVVKVIKSAAAELWAGTTVSAAAGLGFSSAIPFSATATKMNVRVWSPTAGIPVRLKVEDHNDNTHTVETEATVTTASGWQTLEFNFANQAAGTAALNLAFVYDKASIFFNFGTTGAVAGEKTYYFDDVAFGATTPVVTAPITAAPTPPARNVADVKSVFSGAYADIAGTSWNENWGQSTVSEEVSIVGDATKKLSNLNYQGVVPTTGIDATGMTQLHLDIWTPDCTAFDVYLINPGPVEQKVTLTPTLSGWNSFDINLSDYTTIALNNVFQFKFVSPNENSTVYLDNMYFYKAATTPVVTAPITAAPTPPARNVADVKSVFSGAYADIAGTSWNENWGQSTVSEEVSIVGDATKKLSNLNYQGVVPTTGIDATGMTQLHLDIWTPDCTAFDVYLINPGPVEQKVTLTPTLSGWNSFDINLSDYTTIALNNVFQFKFVSPNENSTVYLDNMYFYKEAGVEPITGIPTNLNYGGNLRFEINKDVFSVTPTVTADPFPTFSITPELPKGMSFDTVSGSIVGKPTEENAPVSYTVTATNSVGSQQLTFTIEIFNDDHDFDGINDDIDNCSEFYNPNQEDLNNDGVGDICIEEEQVKVAQGFSPNGDGKNDVWIIKNVENHPNTQVTVFNKTGAEVFSSRDYKNLWDGSYKNTGKIVAAGSYFYQVDLGGDGSVDLQGWIYIAN, encoded by the coding sequence ATGAGAAAAATTACTTTAACTTTTTTCCTTTTTTTATTTGAAATAGGTTTTTCACAAAGTGCCCCTATTACATTTGAATCTGGAGAACCTGGTTCAACATGGACGTTTACGACATTTGAGAATGGTGGTGGATTAGGATATGAAAAAGTAGCGAATCCTGATGCATCTGGAATCAACACCTCTGCAACAGTAGCTAAATTTACAGCACTTACTACTGCTGCAGGAGCAGCACCCTGGGCAGGATGTGAAACCAAGCATGGTTCTGATATTGGAACTTTTACGTTGTCTACTAGTAATAGTACGATTAAAATCATGGTATGGAAATCGGTTATCAGTGATGTTGGGATAAAATTTGCCATTGCAAATGGTGGTGCTCAGCCAGAGATTAAAGTAGCAAATACAAAAATCAACCAATGGGAAGAATTGACTTTTGATTTTTCAGGAAAAATTGGATTGTTTGAGACAATTAATATTGACCAAATAATATTTTTTCCAGATTTTCAGGCAAGGACTACAGAGAATGTTTGTTATTTTGACAATGTAACTTTCTCTGCAAAAACAGGAACATCAGGTGGAACAACAACAAGTACATCCCCTACTTTACCAATGGATTTTGAATCATCAACAATTGCTTATTCATTTGTCGATTTTGATGGAGGTTTAGCAACTAAAATTGCGAACCCACATAACACTGGGATCAATACTAGTGCAACTGTAGCACAAATGGTAAAAGGCGCAGGACAACCTTGGGCAGGAAGCAAAATAGTACTGGCATCACCAGTAGATTTCACTACTAATAAATTATTCAAAATAAAAGTTTGGTCACCAGTAGCTGGTAAAAAACTATTATTAAAATTTGAAGGAGCAGGAGCAGCATTCGAAAAAGAATCAACAGGAGTTACCGCTGCAAATGCATGGGAAGAATTGAGTTTTGATTTCACCGGAGTAGCAGGAGTAAACAACTTGAATGACAATATGGTTTTCATATTTGATTTAGGAACAGTAGGAGACGGAAGTTCTAATTCAACGTATTTATTTGATGACGTATCTCAAACTACTGTTTCAGGCGGAACAGGAAGTACATTAACACAAATGAGTTTGCCAACCACTTTTGATGACGCTACGGTTGATTACGGACTAATTGGATTTGGAGGAGCGGAAGCATCGACAGTAGTAGTTGACCCAACGTTGTCCACAAACAAAGTAGTTAAGGTAATCAAATCAGCTACAGCGGAACTTTGGGCAGGAACTACCGTTTCGGCCGCAGCAGGATTAGGATTTAGTAGTGCGATACCATTTAGTGCAACCGCTACAAAAATGAATGTTAGAGTATGGTCGCCAACTGCTGGAATTCCAGTTCGATTAAAAGTAGAGGATCACAATGACAATACACATACAGTAGAAACAGAAGCTACAGTAACTACGGCTTCGGGATGGCAAACTTTAGAATTCAATTTTGCTAATCAAGCAGCAGGAACTGCGGCATTGAATTTAGCCTTTGTATATGATAAAGCTTCTATATTCTTCAACTTTGGAACAACCGGAGCAGTAGCTGGAGAAAAAACGTACTACTTTGATGATGTTGCTTTTGGAGCAGCGGCGCCAACAACAAGTACATCCCCTACTTTACCAATGGATTTTGAATCATCAACAATTGCTTACTCATTTGTCGATTTTGATGGAGGTTTAGCAACTAAAATTGTGAACCCCCATAACACTGGGATTAATACTAGTGCAACTGCAGCACAAATGGTAAAGGGCGCAGGACAACCTTGGGCAGGAAGCAAAATAGTACTGGCATCACCAGTAGATTTCACTACTAATAAATTATTCAAAATAAAAGTTTGGTCACCAGTAGCTGGTAAAAAACTATTATTAAAATTTGAAGGAGCAGGAGCAGCATTCGAAAAAGAATCAACAGGAGTTACCGCTGCAAATGCATGGGAAGAATTGAGTTTTGATTTCACTGGAGTAGCAGGAGTAAACAACTTGAATGACAATATGGTTTTCATATTTGATTTAGGAACAGTAGGAGACGGAAGTTCTAATTCAACGTATTTATTTGATGACGTATCTCAAACTACTGTTTCAGGCGGAACAGGAAGTACATTAACACAAATGAGTTTGCCAACCACTTTTGATGACGCTACGGTTGATTACGGACTAATTGGATTTGGAGGAGCGGAAGCATCGACAGTAGTAGTTGACCCAACGTTGTCCACAAACAAAGTAGTTAAGGTAATCAAATCAGCTGCAGCGGAACTTTGGGCAGGAACTACCGTTTCGGCCGCAGCAGGATTAGGATTTAGTAGTGCGATACCATTTAGTGCAACCGCTACAAAAATGAATGTTAGAGTATGGTCACCAACTGCTGGAATTCCAGTTCGATTAAAAGTAGAGGATCACAATGACAATACACATACAGTAGAAACAGAAGCTACAGTAACTACGGCTTCGGGATGGCAAACTTTAGAATTCAATTTTGCTAATCAAGCAGCAGGAACTGCGGCATTGAATTTAGCCTTTGTATATGATAAAGCGTCCATCTTCTTCAACTTCGGAACAACTGGAGCAGTAGCTGGAGAAAAAACGTACTACTTTGATGATGTTGCTTTTGGAGCTACAACACCAGTTGTAACTGCTCCAATCACAGCTGCACCAACACCTCCAGCAAGAAATGTTGCTGATGTAAAATCAGTTTTCAGTGGTGCATATGCAGATATTGCTGGTACAAGTTGGAATGAAAACTGGGGGCAGTCTACTGTTTCGGAAGAAGTTTCGATTGTTGGCGATGCTACAAAAAAATTATCAAATCTTAATTACCAAGGCGTTGTTCCAACAACAGGAATTGATGCAACAGGAATGACGCAATTGCATTTGGATATTTGGACACCAGATTGTACTGCTTTTGATGTTTATTTGATTAATCCAGGACCAGTAGAACAAAAAGTTACATTGACACCTACCTTATCAGGTTGGAATAGTTTTGACATCAACTTGTCGGATTATACAACTATAGCATTGAATAATGTATTCCAATTCAAGTTTGTATCACCAAATGAAAACAGTACAGTTTATCTTGATAACATGTATTTCTATAAAGCAGCCACAACACCAGTTGTAACTGCTCCAATCACAGCTGCACCAACACCTCCAGCAAGAAATGTTGCTGATGTAAAATCAGTTTTCAGTGGTGCATATGCAGATATTGCTGGTACAAGTTGGAATGAAAACTGGGGACAGTCTACTGTTTCGGAAGAAGTTTCGATTGTTGGCGATGCTACCAAAAAATTGTCAAATCTTAATTACCAAGGTGTTGTTCCAACAACAGGAATTGATGCAACAGGAATGACGCAATTGCATTTGGATATTTGGACACCAGATTGTACTGCTTTTGACGTTTATTTGATTAATCCAGGACCAGTTGAACAAAAAGTTACATTGACGCCTACATTGTCAGGCTGGAATAGTTTTGACATCAACTTATCAGATTATACAACTATAGCATTGAATAATGTATTCCAATTCAAGTTTGTATCACCAAATGAAAACAGTACAGTTTATCTTGATAACATGTATTTCTATAAAGAAGCAGGAGTAGAACCGATAACGGGGATTCCAACGAATTTGAACTATGGAGGTAATTTGCGATTCGAAATAAATAAAGATGTATTTTCAGTAACACCAACAGTCACGGCTGATCCTTTCCCAACGTTTAGCATCACTCCAGAATTGCCTAAAGGAATGAGCTTTGATACAGTTTCGGGTTCAATTGTTGGAAAACCAACAGAAGAGAATGCGCCAGTTAGTTACACGGTGACGGCAACTAATTCTGTAGGGTCACAACAGTTGACTTTTACAATTGAAATTTTCAATGATGATCATGATTTTGATGGTATAAATGATGATATTGATAACTGCTCAGAATTCTACAATCCAAACCAAGAAGATTTAAATAATGATGGAGTAGGAGATATTTGTATTGAAGAAGAGCAAGTTAAAGTTGCACAAGGATTCTCTCCAAACGGCGATGGTAAAAATGATGTATGGATTATTAAAAATGTAGAAAATCATCCAAACACTCAAGTGACCGTTTTTAATAAAACAGGAGCGGAAGTATTTTCATCAAGAGACTACAAAAACCTTTGGGACGGATCTTATAAAAACACCGGAAAAATTGTTGCTGCAGGGTCTTATTTTTATCAAGTAGATTTAGGCGGGGATGGTTCGGTTGATTTGCAAGGTTGGATTTATATCGCTAATTAA
- a CDS encoding TatD family hydrolase produces the protein MKTKTILTDTHTHLYSEEFDQDRNEMIQRAIDAGVSRFFIPAIDSTCTESMYDLEKKHPENVFLMMGLHPNYVKDNYEEELEHVANELAKRKFYAVGEIGIDLYWDKTHLPQQQIAFRQQIQLAKQYKLPIVIHCREAFDEIFEILEEEKSEDLFGIFHCFSGTYEQALQAISYNMKLGIGGVVTFKNGKIDQFLNQIDLKHIVLETDSPYLAPIPFRGKRNESSYLINVAAKLAQIYNLSEEEIASITTENSKVIFGI, from the coding sequence TTGAAAACAAAAACAATACTTACAGATACCCATACTCATTTATATTCAGAGGAATTTGATCAGGATAGAAACGAAATGATACAGCGTGCTATTGATGCTGGAGTTTCACGTTTTTTTATTCCTGCTATCGATTCAACTTGCACAGAATCCATGTATGATTTAGAAAAAAAACATCCTGAAAATGTGTTCCTAATGATGGGTTTGCACCCTAATTATGTAAAAGATAATTATGAAGAGGAATTGGAGCATGTAGCAAATGAATTGGCTAAAAGAAAATTCTATGCGGTAGGAGAAATCGGGATTGATTTATATTGGGACAAAACCCATTTGCCCCAACAACAAATTGCATTTAGACAACAAATTCAACTCGCTAAGCAATACAAATTGCCCATTGTGATTCATTGTCGAGAAGCTTTTGATGAGATATTTGAGATTTTAGAAGAAGAAAAATCAGAAGATTTGTTTGGAATTTTTCATTGTTTCTCAGGAACCTATGAACAAGCTTTACAAGCAATATCGTATAATATGAAATTAGGAATTGGCGGAGTTGTTACTTTCAAAAATGGTAAAATCGACCAATTTCTTAATCAAATAGATTTGAAACATATTGTTTTAGAAACGGATTCCCCTTACTTAGCACCAATCCCTTTTAGAGGCAAAAGAAATGAAAGTAGTTACTTGATAAATGTTGCGGCAAAGTTAGCTCAGATTTATAATCTTTCAGAGGAAGAAATTGCTTCAATAACAACTGAAAATTCTAAAGTTATATTCGGGATTTAA
- a CDS encoding retropepsin-like aspartic protease: MKDLQHILQKENYKKIKFKITKTQHLLIKAKINGVKGNFILDTGASSSCVGFESIALFLLEAKNSKTKASGAGATGMLTQIATKNELQLGTWKNNNFDIVIFDLTHVNEALIEHKSKPVHGIIGADILTKGKAIVDYYNRYLYLLK; encoded by the coding sequence ATGAAAGACCTTCAGCATATTCTCCAAAAAGAGAATTACAAAAAAATTAAATTTAAAATTACTAAAACACAGCATTTGCTTATAAAAGCAAAAATAAATGGTGTAAAAGGAAATTTTATTCTGGACACAGGTGCTTCGAGCAGTTGTGTTGGTTTTGAAAGTATTGCTTTGTTTTTATTGGAAGCAAAAAATTCAAAAACAAAAGCTTCTGGAGCTGGAGCAACGGGAATGTTGACTCAAATAGCAACAAAAAACGAACTTCAATTGGGCACTTGGAAAAACAACAATTTTGATATTGTGATTTTTGATTTAACTCATGTTAATGAAGCATTAATTGAGCACAAATCAAAACCCGTTCACGGTATTATTGGCGCCGATATTTTGACAAAAGGCAAAGCTATTGTGGATTACTACAACCGCTATTTATATTTATTGAAATAA
- a CDS encoding 1-acyl-sn-glycerol-3-phosphate acyltransferase: protein MQKFDAIRPFYDTEVNEALQNVIHHPMMKALMNFTFPELEDDVWKEQLKKTHSIRDFQCNFIYQSVQKILEKSSEGLTTSGFENLEKNTSYLFISNHRDILLDTTLLNASLFEHGFVMTASAIGDNLVKKAFLSTLAKLNRNFLVLRGLTPREMLQSSKLLSEYIGQLLLHENRSVWIAQREGRTKDGNDETNPGVLKMIGMGSDEANLMDYFKKIKIVPVSISYEYDPTDVLKMPQLMAEANNEIYIKEKNEDFMTILSGVMGQKKRIHIHVDKVLDAEIDTIVAENDNSNKQVQALAQVIDDAILSNYKLWPTNYIAYDIVNKTNTYSHLYTENEKSLFERRLEMRIDHDNPVALEGFLAMYANPVVNKLKYTHAL from the coding sequence ATGCAGAAATTTGACGCTATTCGACCATTTTACGATACTGAAGTAAACGAAGCACTTCAAAATGTTATCCATCATCCAATGATGAAAGCATTAATGAATTTTACTTTTCCAGAATTAGAAGATGATGTTTGGAAAGAACAACTAAAGAAAACGCATTCTATTAGAGATTTTCAATGTAATTTTATTTATCAATCTGTTCAAAAGATACTCGAAAAAAGTTCAGAAGGATTGACTACTTCAGGTTTCGAAAACCTAGAAAAAAACACTTCTTATTTGTTTATTTCTAACCATAGAGATATTCTTTTAGATACAACTTTATTGAATGCTTCCTTGTTTGAGCATGGTTTTGTAATGACCGCTTCGGCTATTGGAGATAATTTAGTTAAAAAAGCATTTTTGAGCACCTTAGCTAAATTGAATAGAAATTTCTTGGTTTTGAGAGGATTAACGCCAAGAGAGATGTTGCAAAGTTCTAAATTATTGTCAGAATATATCGGACAGTTATTGTTGCACGAAAATCGTTCGGTTTGGATTGCTCAACGCGAAGGAAGAACTAAAGACGGAAATGACGAGACAAATCCAGGGGTGTTAAAAATGATTGGAATGGGATCTGACGAAGCTAATTTGATGGATTATTTCAAGAAAATCAAAATTGTTCCCGTTTCTATTTCTTATGAATATGATCCTACTGATGTTTTGAAAATGCCTCAGTTAATGGCTGAAGCAAATAATGAAATTTACATCAAGGAAAAAAATGAAGACTTCATGACTATCCTTAGTGGCGTTATGGGACAAAAGAAAAGAATCCATATTCATGTTGACAAAGTTTTAGATGCTGAAATTGATACAATTGTTGCTGAAAATGATAATTCTAACAAACAGGTTCAGGCTTTAGCACAAGTTATTGATGATGCAATATTGAGCAATTACAAGCTTTGGCCAACAAATTATATTGCATACGATATTGTAAATAAAACAAACACCTACTCGCATTTATATACTGAAAACGAAAAATCACTTTTTGAACGCCGACTTGAAATGCGAATAGATCATGACAATCCAGTTGCTTTGGAAGGATTTTTGGCGATGTATGCAAATCCAGTTGTCAATAAATTAAAATATACTCATGCCCTCTAA
- a CDS encoding asparaginase, whose protein sequence is MPSKSKILLIYTGGTIGMKKDFQTGALKAFNFSKLLQRVPELKLLDCEIETISFDNPIDSSNMDPENWVQIATIIEDNYESFDGFVVLHGSDTMSYSASALSFMLENVSKPVIFTGSQLPIGDLRTDAKENLITAIQIASLRENGKPVISEVCLYFEYKLYRGNRTTKINAEHFNAFGSPNYPFLIESGVHLKVNLELRLPLISNMNLKVHKNFDTNVVIVKMFPGISETVLSAIIAIPNLKGIVLETYGAGNAPTEDWFLDLLSEAVKKGLYIVNVTQCSGGSVHMGQYETSTGLKKIGVISGKDITTEAAITKLMYLLAQNIDPAEFKTIFETSLRGEIV, encoded by the coding sequence ATGCCCTCTAAATCCAAAATTCTTTTGATTTATACCGGTGGTACCATTGGTATGAAAAAAGATTTTCAAACAGGTGCGCTTAAGGCATTCAATTTTAGTAAACTGCTTCAAAGAGTCCCAGAATTGAAATTGTTAGATTGTGAAATTGAAACAATTTCTTTTGATAATCCCATAGATTCCTCCAATATGGATCCTGAAAACTGGGTTCAAATTGCAACTATTATTGAAGATAATTATGAATCATTTGATGGATTTGTAGTTCTTCATGGCTCAGATACAATGTCATATTCTGCTTCTGCTTTGAGTTTTATGCTTGAAAACGTATCGAAACCAGTTATTTTTACTGGCTCACAATTGCCTATTGGTGATTTACGCACCGATGCAAAAGAGAATTTAATTACCGCTATTCAAATTGCTTCTTTACGTGAAAACGGAAAACCAGTTATCAGTGAGGTTTGCCTTTATTTTGAATATAAATTATACAGAGGAAATAGAACAACCAAAATAAATGCAGAGCATTTTAATGCTTTTGGTTCGCCCAATTATCCGTTTTTGATTGAATCCGGAGTCCATTTAAAAGTGAATTTAGAGTTGCGATTACCTCTTATAAGCAACATGAATTTGAAAGTTCACAAGAATTTTGATACCAATGTGGTTATTGTAAAAATGTTTCCTGGGATAAGCGAAACGGTTTTATCAGCGATTATCGCCATTCCAAATCTTAAAGGAATTGTTTTAGAAACCTATGGTGCTGGAAATGCACCAACAGAAGATTGGTTTTTAGATCTTTTGAGTGAAGCTGTGAAGAAAGGGTTGTATATTGTCAACGTAACGCAATGCTCAGGCGGAAGCGTACATATGGGGCAATATGAAACAAGCACAGGTTTGAAAAAAATTGGTGTAATTTCTGGAAAAGATATTACTACAGAAGCGGCAATCACAAAACTAATGTATTTATTAGCACAGAATATTGATCCAGCCGAGTTTAAAACTATCTTTGAAACTTCCTTACGAGGGGAAATAGTATAA
- a CDS encoding type IX secretion system membrane protein PorP/SprF: protein MKNIFYLLTAVILLFSSSLLAQQANNFAFYKNQMNVINPAYAGIDNKTLITGSIRSQWTGVKEAPRTQAVSFGTSIGKNLGFGISVMNEETFIEKLTSVGIDLSYLVKLSEATDLYLGIKAGGNSFNVNSSGLELYSVDVDPAFASINSFSPNVGVGAVLKGEKYFLSLSVPKLISFKDVKNSDGYAMVSTNRSQLYASGGYDFNLNPSGTLILKPSFMARYTSAAPISVDLSTMLMINNNFEVGGMYRTDQAVAAMASITLSKKLVVGFAYEVSSRAELATAKSTNEIVVQFKF from the coding sequence ATGAAAAATATATTCTATCTGCTGACGGCAGTAATACTTCTGTTTAGTAGTTCACTTTTAGCACAACAGGCCAATAACTTTGCTTTCTATAAAAATCAAATGAATGTTATCAATCCCGCTTATGCTGGGATTGATAATAAAACTCTAATTACAGGATCAATACGATCACAATGGACAGGAGTTAAAGAAGCGCCAAGAACACAAGCCGTTTCTTTTGGAACGTCTATTGGTAAAAATTTAGGTTTTGGAATTTCTGTAATGAATGAAGAAACGTTTATTGAAAAACTAACCTCAGTTGGAATTGATTTATCTTATTTAGTAAAACTGAGTGAAGCAACTGATTTGTATTTAGGAATCAAAGCTGGAGGAAATTCTTTTAATGTTAATTCATCAGGATTAGAATTGTATTCTGTTGATGTAGATCCAGCATTTGCTTCAATCAATAGTTTTAGTCCTAATGTGGGTGTTGGAGCGGTTTTGAAAGGTGAAAAATATTTCCTGTCTCTTTCTGTTCCCAAATTAATTTCATTTAAAGATGTTAAAAACAGCGATGGTTACGCTATGGTTAGTACTAATAGATCGCAGCTTTATGCAAGTGGAGGCTATGATTTTAACTTAAATCCTTCAGGGACATTAATTTTGAAACCTTCTTTTATGGCAAGATATACTTCGGCTGCGCCTATTTCTGTTGATTTGAGTACGATGTTAATGATAAATAATAATTTTGAAGTAGGCGGTATGTATAGAACGGATCAAGCTGTTGCAGCAATGGCAAGCATTACTTTAAGTAAAAAACTTGTAGTAGGATTTGCCTATGAAGTTAGTTCAAGAGCTGAATTAGCAACTGCTAAAAGCACGAATGAAATAGTAGTTCAATTTAAATTTTAA